One genomic window of Etheostoma spectabile isolate EspeVRDwgs_2016 chromosome 5, UIUC_Espe_1.0, whole genome shotgun sequence includes the following:
- the osbp2b gene encoding oxysterol-binding protein 2 isoform X4 — MINACRDFLDLAETHSRRWQRALQYEREQRIHLEETIEQLAKQHNSLERAWREAPTLVSTTPSAPTANKGGSERLHKEEASDEDENTEYFDAMEDSPAFITVTATENTQHRRSQSNLSGASGSQPNHWNQDDHMSPSCNDVSGKELRPRRQRRTRVPDKPNYSLNLWSIMKNCIGKELSKIPMPVNFNEPLSMLQRLTEDLEYHELLDKAARCDSSLEQMCLVAAFSVSSYSTTVHRTAKPFNPLLGETYELDRQEEFGYRSLCEQVSHHPPAAAHHVISQRGWTLWQEITIASKFRGKYLSIMPLGAIHLQFHSSGNHYVWRKVTSTVHNIIVGKLWIDQSGDIEIVNHRTKETCQLKFSPYSYFSRDVPRKVTGMVADSEGQAHYILSGTWDDTMESAKIVHSSRGGSGSEGKQKTVYQTLSPKRLWKKYPLPENAENMYYFSALALTLNEPEEGVGLTDSRLRPDQKLMEEGRWDEANSEKQRLEEKQRAVRRRREAEASDAVDEGKEYEGYQPLWFHQRRDSITGETNFVYNGGYWEAKERQDWSMCPNIF; from the exons GCGTGTCGAGACTTCTTGGACCTAGCCGAGACTCACAGCAGGAGATGGCAGAGGGCGCTGCAGTATGAGCGGGAGCAGCGTATCCACCTAGAGGAGACCATTGAGCAGCTGGCCAAGCAGCATAACAGCCTGGAGCGAGCGTGGCGAGAAGCACCCACGCTTGTTTCCACCACACCCAGTGCCCCTACTGCCAACAAGG GAGGGAGTGAGAGGCTGCACAAAGAAGAGGCGAGTGATGAAGATGAGAATACTGAGTACTTTGATGCCATGGAGGATTCCCCTGCCTTTATCACAGTGACTGCCACTGAGAACACACAGCACAG GCGATCTCAGAGTAATTTGAGCGGAGCAAGCGGAAGTCAGCCCAATCACTGGAACCAAGACGATCAT ATGTCTCCAAGCTGTAATGATGTGTCAGGGAAGGAGCTGCGGCCCCGCAGACAGAGACGGACTCGTGTCCCAGACAAGCCCAACTACTCTCTCAATTTGTGGAGCATCATGAAGAACTGCATTGGCAAGGAGCTCTCCAAAATACCCATGCCT GTAAACTTCAACGAGCCTCTGTCGATGCTGCAGCGCCTCACAGAGGACCTGGAGTATCATGAGCTTCTGGATAAGGCAGCACGTTGCGACTCCTCCCTGGAGCAGATGTGCCTGGTGGCTGCCTTCTCCGTCTCATCCTATTCCACCACGGTCCACCGAACAGCCAAGCCCTTCAACCCCCTCCTGGGCGAGACCTACGAGCTCGATCGACAAGAGGAGTTTGGCTACCGCTCGCTGTGTGAACAG GTGAGCCATCACCCCCCTGCAGCCGCACATCATGTGATTTCCCAACGAGGCTGGACCCTGTGGCAGGAAATCACCATTGCCAGCAAGTTCCGTGGCAAATACCTCTCCATAATGCCTCTGG GTGCTATTCACCTACAGTTCCACTCCAGTGGGAACCACTATGTGTGGAGAAAGGTCACCTCCACAGTGCACAACATCATTGTGGGCAAGCTTTGGATTGACCAG TCAGGGGACATTGAGATTGTGAATCACAGGACGAAGGAGACCTGTCAACTCAAATTCTCTCCCTACAGTTATTTCTCCAGGGATGTTCCACGGAAG GTGACAGGTATGGTGGCAGACAGTGAAGGCCAAGCTCACTACATCCTTTCTGGTACATGGGATGATACAATGGAGAGTGCCAAAATCGTTCATAGCAGCAGAGGGGGCAGTGGATCAGAGGGCAAGCAGAAGACGGTCTATCAGACGTTGTCCCCCAAACGGCTGTGGAAGAAATACCCTCTCCC GGAGAACGCGGAAAACATGTACTATTTCTCAGCGCTGGCACTAACTCTGAATGAACCGGAGGAAGGAGTGGGACTGACCGACAGCCGTCTAAGACCAGACCAGAAGCTGATGGAGGAAGGGCGATGGGATGAGGCAAACTCAGAAAAACAGAGGCTAGAGGAGAAACAAAGAGccgtgaggaggaggagggaagcgGAGGCCTCAGATGCTGTGGATGAAG